One window of the Brevundimonas goettingensis genome contains the following:
- a CDS encoding flagellin produces MIGRVATFSQSLYLLNQSLGTQAKLADVQAQTASGLKSSTFGGLGVSAGALTRQQTAYETATAQSAAATSALTILQQSWSALGTITDLTDTISTTLASAVSANDTTDLAATAQGWLEDLQSILNGQFSDQSLFAGTATDATAVNLTDYVSGAADSYYLGSTDERVFTASDGQTVALGVNAGDPAIAQLVEALKGLINGTSDAATALDQVQTGASDVADLQAGLSAGATRLQAIADRADARASALSDLVSTLKEADLAEASVLATQYETQLQTAYSTLNMLMSVKLSDYLR; encoded by the coding sequence ATGATCGGCCGGGTCGCGACCTTCAGCCAGTCCCTCTACCTCCTGAACCAGAGCCTCGGGACCCAGGCGAAGCTGGCGGACGTGCAGGCCCAGACGGCGAGCGGGCTCAAATCCTCGACCTTCGGCGGGCTCGGCGTCTCGGCAGGGGCCCTGACGCGCCAGCAGACGGCCTATGAGACGGCGACCGCCCAGTCGGCGGCGGCGACCAGCGCCCTGACGATCTTGCAGCAGTCGTGGTCGGCGCTGGGGACGATCACCGACCTGACGGACACCATCTCCACCACCCTCGCCTCCGCCGTCAGCGCCAATGACACGACGGACCTCGCCGCGACGGCCCAGGGGTGGCTGGAAGACCTGCAGAGCATCCTCAACGGCCAGTTCTCGGACCAGTCCCTGTTCGCCGGGACCGCGACCGACGCCACGGCGGTGAACCTGACCGACTATGTCTCGGGCGCCGCCGACAGCTACTATCTGGGCAGCACGGACGAGCGTGTCTTCACGGCCTCAGATGGTCAGACGGTGGCTCTGGGCGTCAACGCCGGCGACCCGGCCATCGCCCAATTGGTCGAGGCGCTGAAGGGTCTGATCAACGGGACCTCGGATGCGGCGACCGCGCTGGATCAGGTCCAGACAGGCGCCTCGGACGTCGCGGATTTGCAGGCCGGGCTGTCGGCGGGGGCGACGCGGCTTCAGGCCATCGCCGACCGCGCGGACGCCAGGGCCTCGGCCCTGTCCGATCTGGTCAGCACCCTGAAGGAGGCCGATCTGGCCGAGGCGTCGGTCCTGGCGACCCAGTACGAGACCCAGCTGCAGACGGCCTATTCGACCCTGAACATGCTGATGTCGGTC
- a CDS encoding flagellin, producing MPVISTNTAANTALRYLNANSAAQSASVAKLSSGQRIQSAKDDAAGLATSTNIAADVVVLEQASINAQQGTAVLQTADGALSQISDILQRMKSLTAQSQTGSVDDDGRANIDAEYQQLLEEIGDIASSTNFNGSTLLDGAGDYASGVSFLLGTSSTDTLTVTIDGVTASDLGIDSTSVATADDAADAMDAIDTAINTISTSRANVGASLSRFDYRASVIDTSLENLEAAKSAISDVDLASEQTNYTTLSTLTQAAIAALSQANSMSQSLLKLLQ from the coding sequence ATGCCTGTCATCTCAACGAATACCGCCGCCAACACCGCCCTGCGCTATCTGAACGCCAATTCGGCGGCGCAGTCGGCCTCGGTGGCGAAACTGTCGAGCGGCCAACGCATCCAAAGCGCGAAGGACGACGCGGCCGGCCTGGCCACGTCGACCAACATCGCCGCCGATGTGGTGGTGCTTGAACAGGCCTCCATCAACGCCCAGCAGGGAACCGCGGTGCTTCAGACCGCCGACGGCGCCCTGTCCCAGATCAGCGACATCCTGCAACGCATGAAGTCGCTGACGGCCCAGTCCCAGACCGGGTCGGTGGACGATGATGGCCGCGCCAACATCGATGCGGAGTACCAGCAGCTGCTGGAGGAAATCGGGGACATCGCCTCCTCGACCAACTTCAACGGCTCGACCCTGCTCGACGGCGCGGGCGACTATGCGAGTGGCGTCTCCTTCCTCCTGGGCACCAGCAGCACCGACACGCTGACAGTGACCATCGACGGGGTGACGGCGAGCGATCTCGGCATCGACAGCACCAGCGTGGCCACCGCGGATGACGCGGCGGATGCGATGGACGCCATCGATACGGCGATCAACACCATCTCGACCTCGCGGGCCAATGTGGGCGCCAGCCTGTCGCGCTTCGACTATCGGGCGAGTGTCATCGACACCTCGCTCGAAAACCTGGAGGCCGCGAAATCGGCCATCAGCGACGTCGACCTGGCCTCCGAGCAAACCAACTACACGACGCTCTCGACCCTGACCCAGGCGGCCATCGCCGCCCTGAGCCAGGCGAACAGCATGAGCCAGTCGCTGTTGAAGCTGCTCCAGTAA
- the flgE gene encoding flagellar hook protein FlgE: protein MTLSSALASAVSSLTAQGVALSSISENIANSSTTAYKVKDTSFQSLVSSSMESSIAAGGVSTSLSRAMLVQGVISTSTVDTNLAINGNGYFAVTSSPTGGVADLAYSRNGSFTTDSSGYLVNSEGYYLQGYATDADGVVTATGASSLQAINVSNLTSPASASTSLTVAANLPADAAVGDSFTTTSSVIDSLGATHIFDQTWTKTDANTWSLAVSNPYSAGSGEETGTAATNTVSITFDSNGLPSVINPDPSSVTFSFNDGASDATVALNLGAVGSSTGLTQYDSGATDPTIAVTKITSDGMAAGTLSGVSIGSDGTVSATFSNGLTKTIYKIPVATFANASGLTQVSGTTFKASASSGQAQINLSGVGAGGDVVSSALEGSTTDTATEFNKMIVAQQAYSAASQVVSSVKDMFDTLISVVR from the coding sequence ATGACCCTGTCCAGCGCCCTCGCCTCCGCCGTTTCCAGCCTCACCGCCCAGGGCGTCGCCCTGTCGTCGATCTCGGAGAACATCGCCAACTCCTCGACCACCGCCTACAAGGTCAAGGACACGTCGTTCCAGTCGCTGGTCTCCTCCAGCATGGAATCCAGCATCGCCGCTGGCGGGGTCTCGACCTCGCTCAGCCGGGCCATGCTGGTTCAGGGGGTGATCTCCACCTCGACGGTCGACACCAACCTGGCCATCAACGGCAACGGCTATTTCGCCGTGACCAGCAGCCCGACCGGCGGCGTCGCGGACCTGGCCTATAGCCGCAACGGCAGCTTCACGACCGACTCCTCCGGCTATCTGGTCAACTCCGAAGGCTACTACCTCCAAGGCTACGCCACCGACGCCGATGGCGTGGTGACCGCCACGGGCGCCTCCAGCCTGCAGGCGATCAACGTCTCCAACCTGACCTCGCCCGCCTCGGCCAGCACCAGTCTGACGGTCGCCGCCAACCTGCCGGCCGACGCCGCCGTCGGCGACAGCTTCACCACCACCTCCTCGGTGATCGACAGCCTCGGCGCGACCCACATCTTCGACCAGACCTGGACCAAGACCGACGCCAACACCTGGTCGCTGGCGGTCAGCAATCCCTATTCGGCCGGCAGCGGCGAGGAGACCGGGACGGCGGCGACCAATACGGTCAGCATCACCTTCGACAGCAACGGCCTGCCGTCGGTTATCAATCCGGATCCGTCGTCGGTCACCTTCAGCTTCAACGACGGCGCCTCGGACGCCACGGTCGCGCTGAACCTGGGCGCCGTCGGCTCGTCGACCGGCCTGACCCAGTACGATTCCGGCGCCACCGACCCGACCATCGCGGTGACGAAGATCACCAGCGACGGCATGGCGGCAGGCACCCTCAGCGGCGTCTCGATCGGTTCGGACGGGACGGTCAGCGCGACCTTCTCCAACGGCCTGACCAAGACGATCTACAAGATCCCGGTCGCCACCTTCGCCAACGCCTCGGGCCTGACCCAGGTCTCGGGCACCACCTTCAAGGCCAGCGCCTCCAGCGGTCAGGCCCAGATCAACCTGTCGGGTGTCGGCGCGGGCGGCGACGTGGTCTCCAGCGCCCTGGAAGGTTCGACCACCGACACGGCGACCGAGTTCAACAAGATGATCGTGGCCCAGCAGGCCTACTCGGCCGCCTCCCAGGTGGTGTCCAGCGTCAAAGACATGTTCGACACCCTGATCTCGGTCGTCCGCTGA
- the fliD gene encoding flagellar filament capping protein FliD, producing the protein MASVAATASTSGSASYITSISSGLDTDALIDAAVAQKTARADTIDAKVTENTTKISAYQEVQTLVAAVSDAMESLALPAWSSLGSENAFDNRSGSLTTASGAAVSGLAVDVDSEAATGIYSIEVVQLAQAMKVAATAAPSTTALGLAGVMSVGVEGGTAANITVAATTTLSDLAKAINAQTSTTGVQASLVKLDDTNYQLVLSAVDTNETIVLGTVSGDDVARSVGLTDADGGFTNVLREAQPAIITVDGATVTRSTNEMTDVIDGVSFSLAGVTTEAVTLTITADNSGVKTAISDFVTAYNALKQYVLDQQAVSSSGGASDDAVLFADSLLRSLDQTLKTLINGASASSSGDISRLSDIGITWTSDNLLEISDETALNDAILSNAKALESFFETDFTASDSGLKLLRNNTSRSLDFTLSITIDESGAITGVTADGDDAAFTISGSRVVGATGTAYEGITFILAPASSGDISVSIQQGFANLLTQAMTLYDSSTTSLIQQRIDSIETVNEDLTTRSDKIRTDADAYREKLVTKYANMEAELTQAKLLQAQIAAILGNTDDDE; encoded by the coding sequence ATGGCCAGCGTCGCCGCCACTGCCTCGACCTCCGGGTCGGCCAGCTACATCACCTCGATTTCCTCGGGCCTGGACACCGACGCCCTGATCGATGCGGCGGTGGCCCAGAAGACCGCGCGCGCCGACACAATCGACGCCAAGGTCACCGAGAACACGACGAAGATCAGCGCCTATCAGGAGGTCCAGACCCTGGTCGCGGCCGTGTCCGACGCCATGGAGTCTCTGGCGCTGCCGGCCTGGTCCAGCCTGGGGTCGGAGAACGCCTTCGACAACCGCTCGGGCTCCCTGACCACCGCCTCGGGCGCGGCGGTGTCGGGTCTGGCCGTCGACGTCGACAGCGAGGCGGCGACCGGCATCTATTCCATTGAAGTGGTCCAGCTGGCCCAGGCGATGAAGGTCGCCGCGACGGCCGCGCCTTCCACGACCGCGCTGGGTCTTGCCGGGGTCATGTCGGTCGGCGTCGAGGGCGGGACCGCCGCGAACATCACCGTCGCCGCCACCACGACGCTCAGTGACCTGGCCAAGGCCATCAACGCCCAGACCTCGACCACCGGCGTCCAGGCCTCGCTCGTGAAGCTTGATGACACCAACTATCAGCTCGTGCTGTCCGCCGTGGACACCAATGAGACCATCGTCCTCGGGACTGTCAGCGGCGACGACGTGGCCCGGTCGGTCGGCCTGACCGACGCCGATGGCGGCTTCACCAACGTTCTGCGCGAGGCCCAGCCGGCCATCATCACGGTGGACGGCGCCACCGTCACCCGTTCAACCAATGAGATGACCGACGTCATAGACGGGGTCAGCTTCTCCCTCGCCGGGGTCACGACCGAGGCCGTCACCCTGACCATCACGGCTGACAACTCCGGGGTGAAGACCGCGATCAGCGACTTCGTCACCGCCTACAACGCCCTCAAGCAATATGTGCTCGACCAGCAGGCGGTGTCGTCCAGCGGCGGGGCCTCGGACGACGCGGTCCTTTTCGCGGACAGCCTGTTGCGCTCGCTGGACCAGACGCTGAAGACCCTGATCAACGGCGCCAGCGCCTCGTCCTCGGGCGACATCAGCCGGCTCAGCGATATCGGCATCACCTGGACTTCGGACAATCTGCTCGAGATCTCGGACGAGACCGCGCTCAACGACGCCATCCTGTCCAATGCGAAAGCCCTGGAGAGCTTCTTCGAGACCGACTTCACCGCCTCGGACTCGGGGCTGAAGCTGCTGCGCAACAATACCTCCAGGTCGCTGGACTTCACTTTGTCGATCACGATCGACGAGAGCGGGGCGATCACCGGCGTCACGGCCGATGGCGACGACGCGGCCTTCACCATCTCCGGCTCCCGTGTCGTGGGGGCCACGGGCACGGCCTATGAGGGCATTACCTTCATCCTGGCGCCGGCCTCGTCCGGGGACATTTCGGTGTCGATCCAGCAGGGGTTCGCCAACCTGCTGACCCAGGCGATGACGCTCTACGACAGCTCGACCACCAGCCTGATCCAGCAGCGCATCGACTCGATCGAGACGGTCAACGAGGACCTGACCACCCGGTCCGACAAGATCCGCACGGACGCGGATGCGTATCGCGAAAAGCTCGTGACCAAATACGCGAACATGGAGGCCGAGCTGACCCAGGCCAAACTTCTTCAGGCCCAGATCGCGGCCATTCTCGGGAACACTGACGACGATGAGTAA
- a CDS encoding flagellar protein FliS: protein MSNTAYGRASMAYRASGLLIHEPASVALALHQKLYAAVTSASLAEEQNRLDEMTTHVQTATSLLTAMRMHMNFELAGADGRRLAEFYRRLQRQIVAAGMLREGSPEWSNITAQIRNVMLGLSKATSRQH from the coding sequence ATGAGTAACACCGCCTACGGACGGGCCAGCATGGCCTATCGCGCCTCGGGTCTGCTGATCCACGAGCCCGCCAGCGTCGCCCTGGCCCTGCATCAGAAGCTCTACGCCGCGGTGACCTCGGCAAGCCTTGCCGAGGAGCAAAATCGGCTCGACGAGATGACGACCCACGTCCAGACCGCCACCAGCCTGCTTACGGCTATGAGAATGCACATGAATTTCGAACTCGCGGGGGCTGATGGACGCCGTCTGGCCGAATTCTACCGCCGGCTCCAGCGCCAGATCGTCGCCGCCGGAATGTTGCGGGAGGGAAGCCCGGAGTGGTCGAACATAACCGCCCAGATACGCAATGTTATGTTGGGGCTGTCCAAGGCCACAAGCCGGCAACACTAG
- the flgK gene encoding flagellar hook-associated protein FlgK, whose product MSLGGVLANASAALSTAQYQVALSTTNVANASTAGYTSKTYAATSQTSILGLSTGTVTRATNSYLLKSVITSAAQAGYDTAVDDTLSRYDTLLGGTDDGSDIASLTSALSTALTSLASGSSTTSASDVVSAASELADGLRDLSSGIQSLRKDADSAIAATVTQINDLLTTISGLNARIVSGQGDAASLADARDTAMTSLASLIGVTSYEDASGRLNVYTTSGQQLVGDTASVLGFSTSAVSASTTYPDSLSGVTVNGHDVTSSLTTGELGGLLALRDTILPAEQAALDTLAAGVIDAVNTAAASSAAYPPSSLTSSLSVASGDALSLTGSLTVVQMTTSGTSTGSTTLDLSGISTVADLMTALNGVSGVTASLTDGKLTISSASGGIALDTSAALTSSGETLNAYLGFNDVFTGSDASTIRVSAGLLSDSSKLATSTLNSSAAVNASAVASGGTGGVQAMLTALGADRALPASGKLSAQTTSLLFYASNVLASAASTVSKASSAAALSTALSESYQNSLSNVTGVNLDEQTALVSLYQQQYEITAQLMSAIKDMFDTLVSMAAS is encoded by the coding sequence ATGAGCCTGGGCGGCGTCCTCGCCAACGCCTCTGCGGCCCTGTCGACGGCCCAGTATCAGGTCGCCCTGAGCACGACCAATGTCGCGAACGCGAGCACGGCCGGCTACACCTCGAAGACCTACGCGGCGACGTCCCAGACGTCGATCCTGGGTCTGAGCACCGGCACGGTCACCCGAGCCACGAACAGCTATCTGCTGAAGTCGGTCATCACCAGCGCGGCCCAGGCGGGCTATGACACCGCCGTCGACGACACCCTGAGCCGCTACGACACATTGCTCGGCGGAACCGACGATGGTTCGGACATCGCCAGCCTGACCTCCGCCCTGTCCACGGCCCTGACCAGCCTCGCCTCGGGCTCTTCGACGACCAGCGCTTCCGATGTGGTGTCGGCCGCGAGCGAACTGGCCGACGGCCTGCGCGACCTGTCCTCGGGCATCCAGTCGCTGCGCAAGGACGCCGACAGCGCCATCGCTGCGACCGTCACCCAGATCAACGATCTCCTGACCACCATCAGCGGCCTGAACGCCCGGATCGTCTCCGGTCAGGGCGATGCGGCCAGCCTCGCCGACGCCCGCGACACGGCCATGACCTCGCTGGCGAGCCTGATCGGGGTGACCAGCTATGAGGACGCTTCCGGGCGGCTGAACGTCTACACCACCAGCGGCCAGCAGCTGGTCGGGGACACGGCCAGCGTCCTCGGCTTCTCGACCAGCGCGGTCTCGGCCTCGACGACCTATCCCGACAGTCTGTCAGGCGTGACCGTCAACGGCCACGATGTGACCTCCAGCCTGACGACCGGCGAGCTGGGCGGTCTGCTGGCCCTGCGGGACACTATCCTGCCCGCCGAACAGGCCGCGCTGGATACGCTCGCCGCCGGGGTGATCGACGCGGTCAACACCGCCGCTGCCAGCTCCGCCGCCTATCCGCCGTCCAGCCTGACATCGAGCCTGTCGGTCGCCTCCGGCGACGCCCTGTCCCTGACCGGCAGTCTGACCGTCGTCCAGATGACGACCTCGGGGACCTCCACTGGATCGACCACGCTCGACCTGTCCGGGATCAGCACCGTCGCCGATCTGATGACCGCCCTGAACGGGGTGTCCGGCGTCACCGCCAGCCTGACCGACGGCAAGCTGACGATCTCCAGCGCCAGCGGCGGGATCGCCTTGGACACCAGCGCGGCCCTGACGAGTTCGGGCGAGACGCTGAACGCGTATCTGGGCTTCAATGATGTCTTCACGGGGTCGGACGCCTCGACCATCCGCGTCTCCGCCGGCCTGCTGTCCGACAGCAGCAAGCTGGCGACCTCGACCCTCAACTCGTCGGCGGCCGTCAATGCGAGCGCGGTCGCCTCGGGTGGAACAGGCGGCGTCCAGGCCATGCTCACGGCCCTGGGCGCCGACCGCGCCCTGCCCGCCTCCGGCAAGCTGTCGGCCCAGACCACCAGCCTGCTGTTCTACGCCTCCAACGTCCTCGCCTCGGCCGCTTCGACGGTGTCGAAGGCCTCCAGCGCGGCGGCCCTCTCGACCGCCCTGTCGGAGAGCTATCAGAACAGCCTCAGCAACGTCACGGGCGTGAACCTCGACGAACAGACCGCCCTCGTCAGCCTCTATCAGCAGCAGTACGAAATCACCGCCCAGCTGATGAGCGCCATCAAGGACATGTTCGACACCCTGGTTTCGATGGCGGCGTCATGA
- a CDS encoding flagellar hook assembly protein FlgD, with protein sequence MTTVSSVATTTSAATSSSSALTLDMNQFLQILVTQLKTQNPLEPTDVTDFTNQLVGYAQLGAQTETNDSLSALSSSLTAMLTSGGADYIGKTAEIDSTDAPVQGGSASWTYTVGSDAASTALVVTNQDGEVVWSGTGETASGQHAFSLDQSDLTGVEDGDVLTLTSVSSDADGVGTVNAVTAFAQIDAVTFDSGTTAYQAGDAVISADDILKLYASA encoded by the coding sequence ATGACCACCGTTTCATCCGTCGCGACGACGACCTCGGCAGCGACATCCTCGTCGTCGGCCCTGACGCTCGACATGAACCAGTTCCTGCAGATCCTGGTCACCCAGCTGAAGACGCAGAACCCGCTCGAGCCGACGGACGTCACCGACTTCACCAACCAGCTGGTCGGCTATGCCCAGCTGGGGGCCCAGACCGAGACCAACGACAGTCTTTCGGCGTTGTCCTCGTCCCTGACCGCCATGCTGACTTCGGGCGGCGCGGACTACATCGGCAAGACCGCCGAAATCGACAGCACCGACGCCCCCGTCCAGGGCGGCTCGGCCTCCTGGACCTATACGGTCGGATCGGACGCCGCCTCCACGGCCCTGGTGGTGACCAATCAGGACGGCGAAGTGGTCTGGTCCGGCACGGGCGAGACCGCCAGCGGCCAGCACGCCTTCTCCCTCGATCAGTCCGACCTCACGGGCGTCGAGGATGGCGACGTCCTGACCCTGACCTCGGTGTCCAGCGACGCCGACGGCGTGGGCACGGTCAACGCCGTGACCGCCTTCGCCCAGATCGACGCGGTGACCTTCGACAGCGGGACCACGGCCTATCAGGCCGGGGACGCGGTCATCTCCGCCGACGACATCCTCAAACTCTACGCCTCGGCCTGA